In Panacibacter ginsenosidivorans, the following proteins share a genomic window:
- a CDS encoding HAD family hydrolase, with amino-acid sequence MKAKISINTIFTDIGGVLLTNGWDRGCRRKAIDIFKLDPEETEERHHLCFDTLEVGKLSLDEYLDRVVFYKKQSFTRKKFKDFMYDQSKPFPETIELVKRLKKQYNLKVAVVSNEGRELAEYRIKQFRLHELADFFIVSSFVRFRKPDADIFRIALDTAQVNAKEVLYLEDRPMFVQVAQSLGIHGLRHTDYNSTCKKLEKFGLK; translated from the coding sequence ATGAAAGCAAAAATTTCTATCAATACCATTTTTACAGATATCGGCGGCGTATTACTTACCAACGGCTGGGATCGCGGCTGCCGCAGAAAAGCGATAGACATTTTCAAACTCGATCCTGAAGAAACAGAAGAGCGTCATCATCTTTGTTTTGACACACTAGAAGTTGGTAAGTTATCGCTTGATGAATATCTTGACCGTGTAGTGTTTTATAAAAAGCAATCTTTTACGCGTAAGAAATTCAAGGATTTTATGTACGATCAGTCAAAACCATTTCCTGAAACGATCGAACTGGTAAAGCGTTTAAAAAAGCAATATAATTTAAAAGTAGCCGTGGTAAGTAATGAGGGCAGGGAGCTTGCTGAATATCGTATCAAACAATTCAGGCTGCATGAGCTTGCAGATTTTTTTATTGTTTCCAGTTTTGTTCGTTTCAGAAAACCCGATGCAGATATCTTTCGCATTGCATTGGATACAGCGCAGGTAAATGCAAAGGAAGTGCTGTATCTTGAAGACCGACCAATGTTTGTGCAGGTGGCACAGAGTCTTGGCATTCATGGGTTGCGGCACACAGATTATAACAGTACCTGTAAAAAGCTGGAGAAGTTTGGATTAAAGTAA
- a CDS encoding multicopper oxidase domain-containing protein, with product MKQLTFLTGCCLFLFFLNAFILNNNTISTFQKQNIIACGPLTTGNITGKFDGTQEIAINDNRKTAGELRNGVLFLKLETRIGNWYPETHEGDPLQVCAFAETGKTLQLPGPLIRVPEGAIINAEIHNSIPGPPLVLHGFYSRPGNEKDSVKIAFNETYKVQFKAGKAGTYMYWASDGSVRTPFNNLPFLNDSQLFGAFIVDAPNIIADPQERIFIIGLWNDTTKTGEYTNDREELAINGLTWPFTERLIYPKDVPVHWRVINASNQDHPMHLHGFFYTVNSRGNEEADTIYKEQDRYLSVTELLKPHQTIAFTWTPDREGNWLFHCHTLFHLMAGSFLRKMPEMTDQEMTDINTHAAKGMGGLIMGISILPSINEVKKAPDEKIAERELTMIIKEKKNYYDTLNGYGFVLREGNASTDTSGSIPGPSIILERDKPVAIKIINHLHEPTTIHWHGLEIESYYDGVSGWGNRGKELAPMIMPGDSFVVHMTPPRAGTFYYHTHMHNFQVFEGLYGAFIVTEPNEKYNSTTDKVFLFSQDITAVFTEGHLLLNGKSRTDTMTLHPGKNYRFRFINTTGYLTDLNVSILLNDVPVNWRAFAKDGAYLPTDLQIIKPAKDECITVGQTRDFEFDPEKKGDYVFAVKDFTDSIVLRKVLRVQ from the coding sequence ATGAAACAACTCACATTCCTGACAGGATGTTGCCTGTTCTTGTTTTTCCTGAATGCTTTTATATTAAACAATAATACTATCTCAACTTTCCAAAAGCAAAATATTATCGCATGCGGTCCATTAACCACAGGAAATATAACAGGCAAATTTGATGGTACGCAAGAAATCGCTATTAACGACAATCGTAAAACAGCAGGCGAACTGCGCAACGGTGTACTGTTTTTAAAACTTGAAACCCGCATAGGTAACTGGTATCCTGAAACGCATGAAGGAGATCCTTTGCAGGTATGTGCATTTGCAGAAACAGGTAAAACTTTACAATTGCCGGGTCCACTTATCCGTGTTCCGGAAGGCGCCATCATCAACGCTGAAATTCATAATTCCATTCCCGGCCCCCCTTTAGTGCTGCATGGTTTTTATTCACGTCCCGGTAATGAAAAAGATAGTGTGAAAATTGCTTTTAATGAAACATATAAAGTACAGTTCAAAGCAGGCAAGGCCGGTACTTATATGTATTGGGCCAGTGATGGAAGTGTAAGAACACCCTTCAATAATTTACCCTTTCTAAATGACAGCCAGCTTTTTGGTGCATTCATAGTTGATGCACCTAATATAATTGCCGACCCGCAGGAAAGAATATTTATAATAGGTCTGTGGAATGATACGACAAAGACAGGAGAGTATACAAACGACCGTGAAGAACTTGCCATTAATGGGCTTACCTGGCCTTTTACAGAGCGGCTTATTTATCCAAAAGATGTGCCTGTTCACTGGAGAGTAATAAATGCAAGTAACCAGGACCATCCTATGCACCTGCACGGCTTTTTTTATACTGTGAACAGCCGTGGCAATGAAGAAGCAGATACTATTTACAAAGAACAGGATCGTTATCTTTCTGTAACAGAATTGTTGAAACCGCATCAAACTATTGCGTTTACATGGACACCAGACAGGGAAGGAAACTGGTTGTTTCATTGCCATACCCTTTTTCATTTAATGGCAGGCAGCTTCCTGAGAAAGATGCCTGAGATGACGGATCAGGAAATGACCGATATAAACACACATGCTGCAAAAGGGATGGGAGGATTGATCATGGGTATTTCGATACTGCCGTCAATAAATGAAGTGAAGAAAGCGCCTGATGAAAAAATTGCTGAACGCGAATTGACAATGATCATCAAAGAAAAAAAGAACTACTACGATACATTAAATGGCTATGGATTTGTATTGCGCGAAGGCAACGCTTCGACAGATACAAGTGGAAGTATTCCCGGTCCGTCCATTATCCTTGAACGTGACAAACCGGTAGCCATTAAGATCATTAATCATTTGCATGAACCAACCACTATACACTGGCACGGGCTTGAGATTGAGAGTTATTATGATGGCGTTTCCGGCTGGGGAAACAGGGGTAAAGAATTGGCACCAATGATCATGCCCGGCGATTCATTTGTGGTGCATATGACACCTCCCCGTGCCGGCACTTTTTATTATCATACACATATGCACAACTTCCAGGTGTTTGAAGGATTGTATGGGGCTTTCATTGTTACAGAACCGAATGAAAAATACAATAGCACAACAGATAAGGTTTTTCTTTTCAGCCAGGATATCACTGCCGTATTTACGGAAGGCCATTTACTCTTAAATGGAAAATCACGCACAGATACGATGACATTGCATCCGGGGAAAAACTACCGCTTCAGGTTTATAAATACAACTGGCTACTTAACAGATCTAAACGTTTCCATTTTACTAAATGATGTTCCCGTTAATTGGCGTGCCTTTGCAAAAGACGGAGCCTATCTTCCAACTGACCTGCAAATAATAAAACCTGCCAAAGACGAATGCATAACGGTAGGCCAAACAAGGGATTTTGAATTTGATCCGGAAAAGAAAGGTGATTATGTATTTGCAGTAAAAGACTTTACAGATTCTATCGTTTTAAGAAAGGTGTTGCGCGTACAATAA
- a CDS encoding glycoside hydrolase family 9 protein: protein MKKNFFLFFFCCCVIVVTAQSNACIRINQLGYTPNGLKIAVLGSNEKIAAENFAVINTANNVVVFTKRIGADFGKYGPFVNTYRLDFSSFGKSGNYIVRVDNIVSPAFTIDVSVYDGAADFCLRYMRQQRSGFNPFLKDSCHAHDGYTLYAPVPDSTHINVIGGWHDASDYLQYSTTSANATYHLLAAYRDFPTVFKDEKEANGLDGKNHITDVLDEAKWGLDWLLKMHPKDGWLFNQLGDDRDHRGMRIPKEDTNFYGRGLERPVYFCNGKPQVRGKFMNNSTGVASTAGKFSSAFALGSAIFFNIDKAYADKLYHKSITAYALGLAKPGVAQTASVLSPYIYAEDNWTDDMELASAIAANKKDQSSMLDNAYQYALKDPITPWLGADTAKHYQWYPFINVGHYELAKELTDKRRDTIIQFYKEGIDRVWQKARSNAFYHAIPFIWCSNNLTVSFAIQCYWYRQLTSDNTYMPLEQACFDWIFGCNPWGTSMVYGLPSWGDTPTDPHSAFTHLKNYPIDGGLVDGPVYTSIYKNLIGIQLFNADEYAAYQSDLAVYHDDYGDYSTNEPTMDGTASLIYLLAAQQSQATKEKHFTYSHGGIVRGDSTKKEIALVFTADEFGDGLPVITKTLQEKNLKASFFFTGRFYRNKKFQPAIQQLYVQRNYMGPHSDEHLLYNDWNNRDSLLVSHDRFNADMQNNLSTMQHQNIMVSYPQYFIPPYEWWNDTIAAWSNKLGLKLFNFTSGIRTNADYTYPEMGNTYKSSEWILQSLKDQQDKDANAFNGAIILIHTGTDPRRKDKLYNRLNDIIDYLQLKGYVFKRIDDLLK, encoded by the coding sequence ATGAAAAAAAATTTCTTTCTTTTCTTTTTTTGTTGTTGCGTAATAGTTGTTACCGCACAGTCAAATGCCTGCATTAGAATTAACCAGCTTGGATATACACCCAATGGTTTGAAGATTGCGGTATTAGGTAGTAATGAAAAAATTGCAGCAGAAAATTTTGCTGTGATAAATACTGCCAATAATGTGGTGGTGTTTACAAAAAGGATCGGCGCTGACTTTGGAAAATACGGACCTTTTGTCAACACTTATCGTCTTGATTTTTCTTCATTCGGTAAAAGCGGAAATTATATTGTTCGTGTTGATAATATTGTTTCACCTGCATTTACTATTGATGTATCTGTGTATGATGGCGCTGCTGATTTTTGTTTGCGTTATATGCGCCAGCAACGCAGTGGTTTCAATCCTTTTCTAAAAGATTCCTGTCATGCGCATGATGGTTATACTTTGTATGCGCCTGTGCCGGATAGTACACATATAAATGTTATTGGTGGCTGGCATGATGCGAGTGATTACCTGCAATACAGCACAACATCTGCTAATGCAACTTATCATTTACTGGCAGCGTATCGTGATTTCCCAACCGTCTTCAAAGATGAAAAAGAAGCCAATGGTCTTGATGGGAAAAATCATATAACAGATGTACTGGATGAAGCAAAGTGGGGGCTTGACTGGTTATTGAAAATGCATCCCAAAGATGGTTGGTTATTTAATCAATTGGGTGATGACCGTGATCATCGTGGTATGCGCATACCAAAAGAAGATACTAATTTTTATGGCCGTGGTTTGGAACGACCTGTTTATTTCTGTAATGGCAAGCCACAGGTAAGAGGGAAATTTATGAACAACTCAACAGGCGTTGCCTCAACAGCAGGTAAATTCAGCAGCGCATTTGCATTGGGTAGTGCCATTTTTTTTAATATCGACAAAGCATATGCAGACAAGCTTTATCATAAATCTATAACAGCCTATGCGCTTGGACTTGCTAAACCTGGTGTTGCACAAACAGCTTCTGTGCTTTCTCCATATATCTATGCAGAAGATAACTGGACAGATGATATGGAACTTGCATCAGCCATTGCAGCAAATAAAAAAGATCAATCTTCCATGCTTGATAATGCTTATCAATATGCATTGAAAGATCCCATTACACCATGGCTTGGCGCAGACACAGCAAAACATTACCAATGGTATCCGTTTATTAATGTTGGGCATTATGAGCTTGCAAAAGAATTAACAGATAAAAGAAGAGATACGATTATTCAATTTTACAAAGAAGGAATTGATCGGGTGTGGCAGAAAGCAAGATCAAATGCATTCTATCATGCTATTCCGTTTATATGGTGCAGCAATAATCTCACCGTAAGTTTTGCCATTCAATGTTACTGGTACAGACAATTGACAAGCGACAATACATACATGCCATTGGAACAGGCTTGCTTTGATTGGATCTTTGGTTGCAATCCCTGGGGCACCAGTATGGTATACGGTTTACCATCATGGGGTGACACACCGACTGATCCGCATTCTGCATTTACGCATCTCAAAAATTATCCTATCGATGGCGGCCTTGTGGATGGCCCGGTTTATACAAGCATTTACAAAAATCTTATCGGCATACAATTATTCAATGCAGATGAGTATGCGGCTTATCAAAGTGATCTTGCTGTTTATCATGATGATTATGGCGATTACAGCACCAATGAACCAACGATGGATGGCACGGCCTCATTAATTTATTTATTAGCTGCACAACAATCACAGGCAACTAAAGAAAAGCATTTTACTTATTCGCATGGCGGTATTGTACGAGGTGATTCAACTAAAAAAGAAATTGCATTGGTTTTTACCGCAGATGAATTTGGAGATGGTTTGCCTGTTATAACAAAAACGCTGCAGGAAAAAAATTTAAAAGCTTCATTTTTCTTTACGGGAAGATTTTATCGCAATAAAAAATTTCAACCGGCCATTCAGCAATTGTATGTGCAACGCAATTATATGGGGCCTCATTCTGATGAACATCTTTTATACAATGACTGGAACAATAGAGACAGCTTGCTTGTGTCGCATGATCGTTTTAATGCAGACATGCAAAACAATTTAAGCACTATGCAGCATCAAAATATAATGGTAAGCTATCCGCAGTATTTTATTCCTCCTTACGAATGGTGGAATGATACTATCGCAGCATGGAGTAATAAACTTGGTTTGAAACTTTTCAATTTTACATCCGGCATACGCACCAACGCAGACTATACTTATCCTGAAATGGGCAACACTTATAAAAGCAGCGAATGGATATTGCAATCGCTAAAAGATCAGCAGGATAAAGATGCTAATGCATTCAACGGCGCTATTATATTGATACATACCGGCACAGATCCACGCAGAAAAGATAAATTGTACAACAGGCTTAATGATATTATTGATTATCTGCAATTAAAAGGTTATGTATTTAAAAGAATAGATGACCTGCTGAAATAA
- a CDS encoding alpha/beta hydrolase-fold protein: MRKLIPLLLLIFVTVSVTAQKFKISYPAAAYNGPFTGKVFLYMSKDNKEPRNAVVGIQFFPCFSLDVKNVTPGTSIVIDDKALSYPVPLSDIERGNYFVQAVWDRDLGGRAIAASPGNMYSKTIQCNLTKDYTKTYSIVCDQVIPQPEFKETEFVKELKAPSALLSAFHKKSMTVDAAVTLPPNYYTEPMRKFPVVFYVFGYGGDYHRFSGDTSFRSSPVDSIPCITVFLDGNCPLGHCVYANSDNNGPWGDALVKEFIPLLESKFRCNGARLLRGHSSGGWTVLWLQTQYPSIFAGCWSSSPDPVDFRSFQKVNLYDGDNMFYAKDSSLHLVATVAGFFPWASQKQAYQMENIIYRGEQMHSFDAVFSGKGADGNPERICDAATGVVNKNTLEHWKHYDISLNLRTNWNTLKSDLEGKIRVSVGEQDNFLLNDAVHILDGEMQKLNSKFVFGYYPGDHFTVSTPEYRKAGSAFLAEKYLEWQKQHP; encoded by the coding sequence ATGAGAAAGTTAATACCATTGTTGTTATTGATCTTTGTAACAGTATCTGTAACAGCACAAAAATTTAAGATCAGTTATCCGGCCGCAGCATATAACGGGCCATTTACCGGCAAGGTTTTTTTATACATGAGCAAGGATAACAAAGAGCCCAGGAATGCGGTTGTAGGAATACAGTTTTTCCCGTGTTTTTCGCTCGATGTAAAAAATGTTACGCCCGGTACCAGTATAGTAATTGATGATAAAGCACTCTCCTACCCGGTTCCATTATCAGATATTGAAAGAGGAAATTATTTTGTACAGGCTGTGTGGGACAGGGATCTCGGCGGCCGTGCCATTGCAGCAAGTCCCGGCAACATGTATTCAAAAACGATACAATGTAATCTAACAAAAGACTATACAAAAACATACAGCATTGTTTGCGACCAGGTTATCCCACAACCGGAGTTTAAAGAAACTGAATTTGTAAAAGAATTAAAAGCGCCTTCTGCATTGTTATCTGCTTTTCATAAAAAAAGTATGACAGTTGATGCGGCCGTAACATTGCCTCCAAACTATTACACAGAACCTATGCGTAAATTTCCTGTAGTGTTTTATGTGTTTGGTTATGGCGGCGATTATCATCGTTTCTCAGGAGATACAAGTTTCAGAAGTTCCCCTGTGGATAGTATTCCTTGTATTACAGTTTTCCTTGATGGAAATTGTCCGCTTGGTCATTGCGTGTATGCAAATAGCGATAACAACGGTCCTTGGGGAGATGCATTGGTAAAAGAATTTATTCCATTGCTTGAAAGTAAGTTTCGTTGCAACGGAGCTCGTTTATTAAGAGGTCATAGCAGCGGCGGCTGGACAGTATTATGGCTGCAAACTCAATACCCATCAATATTTGCGGGCTGCTGGTCAAGTTCCCCCGATCCTGTTGATTTCAGAAGTTTTCAAAAGGTAAACCTGTATGATGGTGACAATATGTTTTATGCTAAAGATAGCAGTTTACATTTGGTAGCAACGGTTGCAGGATTTTTTCCATGGGCCAGTCAGAAGCAGGCTTATCAAATGGAGAATATTATTTATCGTGGTGAACAGATGCATTCCTTTGATGCAGTATTTAGTGGTAAAGGGGCAGATGGAAACCCGGAAAGAATTTGTGATGCGGCAACAGGTGTAGTAAATAAAAATACGCTGGAACACTGGAAGCATTATGATATTTCACTGAACCTGCGCACCAATTGGAATACTTTAAAATCAGACCTTGAAGGCAAAATAAGAGTGAGTGTTGGTGAGCAGGACAATTTCTTATTGAATGATGCAGTGCACATACTTGATGGAGAAATGCAAAAGCTAAACAGCAAATTTGTTTTTGGTTATTACCCCGGTGATCATTTTACTGTTTCTACACCTGAATACAGGAAAGCCGGTTCTGCGTTTCTTGCAGAAAAATATTTGGAGTGGCAAAAGCAGCATCCATAA
- a CDS encoding DUF3858 domain-containing protein encodes MRRYSLLLISIIASVAADAQDKSNIKFGKIIAADFIINSPVVDSNANAVVIADIGSSEFEGNNTGWFTLVYKRIRRIKIINQNGLDAGNVSILLFKDNGYYQDTKDKEVLLDLKGSTYNLENGKIAETKLDTKSVFENRIDKNWLEKKFTMPAIKAGSVIEYSYTIKSDFIFNLQPWYFQGKYPCLWSEYKVKIPDCFTYIALSKGYNPFFINEKSREAKVYRIEDLAWKKGSYGSITPDVYSVNADVLVNRWVIKDVPALKEESMVSTNRNYVSEIEFQLSQYRFTDPPENKMQDWLTVSKEFLESYDFARQFDDSKWLVNELNTFLDSTMNNAAKARTIFAFVRDNFTCTGNNGIYLSLDATLRNIYKNKKGSVSDINLLLTAMLKQAGVRADPVILSTRDHGVVHPVYPLLSRYNYVICRTILNDSSFYLDASNRYLGFNKLSKECFNGLARVISTDTATLKFTPDSLKEFSVKTIFLANSQSGNSISGTFLSTLGDDASMNLRQQLSKQKREDYFKELEKAYGSDIKIDNCNIDSLNNYDAPIAIRYNITYNYNNDDVIYLNPMFGQELKENSFKSEEARLFPIEMPYCPDDLLLVNMEIPKGYRIEEIPKSARIKLGNDAGMFEYLLDQSGNRIQLKCRLKINKAIYDADNYSALRDFYSYVLKKESEQIVLKKISQ; translated from the coding sequence ATGAGAAGATATTCTTTACTGCTTATCAGCATTATTGCCAGCGTAGCAGCAGATGCGCAGGATAAAAGCAACATAAAATTTGGAAAAATAATAGCAGCTGATTTTATTATCAACTCACCGGTAGTAGATTCTAACGCCAATGCAGTGGTAATTGCAGATATAGGCAGTTCTGAATTTGAAGGAAATAATACCGGGTGGTTTACACTTGTATATAAAAGGATAAGAAGAATTAAGATCATCAATCAAAATGGTTTAGATGCAGGTAATGTAAGTATTTTATTGTTTAAGGATAATGGCTATTACCAGGATACAAAAGATAAGGAAGTGCTTTTAGATCTTAAGGGATCTACTTATAACCTCGAGAATGGAAAAATAGCAGAAACAAAACTCGATACAAAATCCGTCTTTGAAAACAGAATTGACAAAAACTGGTTAGAAAAAAAATTTACAATGCCTGCAATAAAAGCAGGCTCAGTCATTGAATATTCCTATACTATTAAGTCAGATTTTATATTCAACCTGCAGCCCTGGTATTTTCAGGGAAAATATCCCTGCTTGTGGAGCGAGTACAAAGTAAAGATACCTGACTGTTTTACTTACATCGCTTTATCCAAAGGTTACAACCCATTTTTTATCAATGAGAAAAGTAGAGAAGCCAAAGTATACCGCATCGAAGATCTTGCCTGGAAAAAAGGATCTTATGGCAGTATTACTCCGGACGTTTATAGTGTAAACGCAGATGTTTTGGTTAACAGATGGGTTATTAAAGATGTTCCGGCTTTAAAGGAAGAAAGCATGGTTTCTACAAACAGGAATTATGTATCTGAAATAGAATTTCAACTCTCGCAGTACAGGTTTACAGATCCACCCGAAAATAAGATGCAGGACTGGCTTACCGTTAGTAAAGAATTTTTAGAAAGCTATGATTTTGCCCGTCAATTTGATGATAGTAAATGGTTGGTAAATGAGCTAAATACTTTTCTTGACAGCACTATGAATAATGCAGCAAAAGCAAGAACTATTTTCGCTTTTGTGCGGGACAATTTTACCTGTACCGGAAACAATGGTATTTATTTATCACTGGATGCAACACTTAGAAATATTTATAAAAATAAAAAGGGATCAGTCAGCGATATTAATTTATTGCTTACTGCAATGCTTAAACAGGCGGGTGTAAGAGCAGACCCTGTAATACTCAGTACAAGAGACCATGGAGTAGTGCATCCTGTGTACCCATTATTAAGCAGGTATAATTATGTTATTTGCAGAACTATCCTTAATGATTCATCTTTTTATCTCGATGCAAGTAACCGTTATTTAGGGTTTAATAAATTGTCAAAAGAATGTTTTAATGGCCTTGCAAGGGTAATAAGTACTGATACAGCTACCTTAAAATTTACTCCCGATTCCCTAAAAGAATTTTCCGTTAAAACAATCTTTCTTGCAAATAGTCAGTCTGGCAACAGTATTTCAGGAACGTTTTTATCTACACTTGGTGATGACGCATCAATGAATTTAAGACAGCAACTTTCAAAACAGAAAAGGGAAGATTATTTTAAAGAGCTGGAAAAGGCTTATGGTTCCGATATAAAAATTGATAATTGCAATATCGATTCTTTGAACAACTATGATGCACCAATTGCCATAAGATATAATATTACCTATAACTATAACAATGACGATGTAATCTACCTGAACCCTATGTTTGGACAGGAATTAAAAGAGAATTCGTTTAAAAGTGAAGAAGCAAGATTATTTCCCATCGAAATGCCTTACTGCCCGGATGATCTTTTACTGGTTAATATGGAAATACCAAAAGGGTATAGAATAGAAGAAATACCAAAGTCCGCAAGAATTAAATTAGGCAACGATGCAGGCATGTTTGAATACCTGCTCGATCAAAGCGGAAACAGGATACAACTAAAATGCAGGCTAAAGATCAATAAAGCAATCTATGATGCAGACAATTATAGCGCTTTAAGAGATTTTTATTCTTATGTGCTAAAAAAAGAAAGTGAGCAGATTGTGCTTAAGAAAATAAGCCAATAA
- a CDS encoding alpha/beta fold hydrolase — protein MTTGNYASVNGIKMYYEIHGEGKPLVLIHGGGSTIETTFGRILPLFAQHYKVIAVELQAHGHTSDRDAPETFEQDADDVAALLKQLNISRAYIFGFSNGGSTTLQIAIRHPEVVDKIIVASAAYLREGLMPGFFDMMQHASLENMPQPLKDAFLKINPDTAALRNMHDKDAARMVAFKDWKDSDLQSIKAPALIMNADKDVVLNEHALKMSKLIPNAGLIILPGVHGAFLGDVCTAVPGSKMPEITVALVQEFLEK, from the coding sequence ATGACAACAGGAAATTACGCCAGCGTTAATGGTATAAAAATGTATTACGAAATTCATGGGGAAGGTAAGCCATTGGTACTTATACACGGCGGCGGTTCGACGATTGAAACAACTTTTGGAAGAATACTTCCTTTGTTTGCACAGCATTATAAAGTGATAGCAGTAGAACTGCAGGCACACGGCCATACAAGCGACAGAGATGCGCCTGAAACTTTTGAACAGGATGCAGATGACGTTGCTGCATTATTGAAGCAACTCAATATTTCAAGAGCATACATCTTTGGCTTTAGTAACGGCGGTAGTACAACATTGCAGATTGCTATTCGTCATCCTGAAGTAGTTGATAAAATTATTGTGGCTTCAGCCGCTTATTTGCGGGAAGGCCTTATGCCAGGTTTTTTTGATATGATGCAACATGCAAGTCTTGAAAATATGCCACAGCCATTGAAAGATGCGTTCCTGAAAATAAATCCTGATACCGCTGCACTGCGCAATATGCATGATAAAGATGCAGCAAGAATGGTTGCTTTTAAAGACTGGAAAGACAGCGATCTGCAAAGTATAAAAGCACCGGCTTTAATTATGAATGCAGATAAAGATGTTGTGTTAAATGAACATGCTTTAAAAATGTCGAAACTTATACCCAATGCCGGGCTGATAATTTTGCCGGGCGTGCATGGTGCATTTTTAGGTGATGTTTGTACGGCAGTGCCTGGTAGCAAAATGCCTGAAATAACTGTTGCATTAGTACAGGAGTTTTTGGAAAAGTGA
- a CDS encoding sterol desaturase family protein, whose protein sequence is MNQDTILLHAIPGFILLVILEFMFFVKENRDQYKKDFPVSLGIGAGFIISAAAGKGVTMYLYSVVYSYRIFDFANNVWWVWIICFFADDLTYYWFHRLSHKIRFFWASHAVHHSSETFSFLANLRESWTSNITGILLFWIWLPFVGFEPGLILLIKSVSIIYQFCIHTEVINKLPKWVEAIFNTPSHHRVHHGCNIDYLDKNYGGIFIIWDRLFGTFVDESKKPVYGLTKKINSRNPVKIAFHEWYNMFNDLRKAISVSEAFNFIFNAPGWSKDGSSKTTNQLRKKETTASEKGYKKARNNHAVTRQPLISILKILLITLLIGCNFSGTSQQLKLHYAIMQGSNKIGWMNIEKTDSSNLSSIRSESETKKRMITLFTFNEKQESVFENGLLIKSYVYRKINNEIKFDQQTAYTGNQYIIRKTKNDEHIPISGIYYNQLSLYFSEPVNIKQVYSDFFHVMLTIEKNKDGMYKLTLPDGNINYYLYTNGICTYVKIVRSLFTIEFKLS, encoded by the coding sequence ATGAACCAGGATACTATCTTGCTGCATGCCATACCCGGCTTTATATTATTAGTAATACTGGAATTTATGTTCTTTGTGAAGGAGAATAGAGATCAATATAAAAAAGACTTTCCGGTAAGTTTGGGTATTGGTGCAGGCTTTATTATATCGGCTGCAGCAGGCAAGGGTGTAACGATGTACCTGTATAGTGTGGTTTACAGTTACAGGATATTTGATTTTGCAAATAATGTTTGGTGGGTTTGGATAATTTGTTTTTTTGCTGATGATCTTACTTACTACTGGTTTCACAGGTTAAGTCATAAAATAAGATTTTTCTGGGCATCTCATGCTGTACATCATTCATCAGAAACATTTTCCTTTTTAGCAAACCTTAGGGAAAGCTGGACAAGCAATATTACCGGTATCTTACTGTTTTGGATATGGCTGCCTTTTGTTGGCTTTGAACCGGGTCTTATTCTATTGATAAAGTCTGTTAGCATCATTTACCAGTTTTGCATACATACCGAGGTCATCAATAAATTACCAAAATGGGTTGAAGCTATTTTCAATACACCCTCTCACCATCGTGTACATCATGGCTGCAATATTGATTACCTTGATAAAAATTATGGTGGCATATTTATCATATGGGACAGGTTATTTGGAACTTTTGTTGATGAAAGCAAAAAGCCTGTTTATGGCTTAACTAAAAAGATCAATTCGCGTAACCCCGTCAAAATTGCTTTTCACGAATGGTACAACATGTTTAATGACCTGCGCAAAGCAATATCTGTATCAGAAGCTTTTAATTTTATTTTTAATGCTCCGGGCTGGAGCAAAGATGGCAGCAGCAAAACAACAAACCAGCTTAGAAAAAAAGAAACCACAGCTTCTGAAAAAGGGTATAAGAAAGCCAGGAATAATCATGCTGTTACAAGACAACCATTAATAAGTATTTTAAAGATCTTATTAATCACGCTTTTGATTGGCTGTAATTTCTCTGGAACGTCACAGCAGTTAAAATTGCATTATGCAATTATGCAGGGTAGCAACAAGATCGGCTGGATGAATATTGAAAAGACGGACAGCAGTAATCTCTCGTCAATAAGGTCGGAATCGGAAACAAAAAAAAGAATGATCACCCTTTTTACATTCAATGAAAAACAGGAGTCAGTGTTTGAAAACGGGTTACTCATAAAATCTTACGTGTACCGCAAAATAAATAACGAAATAAAATTTGACCAGCAAACTGCATACACAGGCAATCAATATATAATACGCAAAACAAAAAACGATGAACATATACCAATAAGTGGAATTTACTATAACCAGCTGAGCCTGTATTTTTCTGAACCGGTAAATATTAAACAGGTCTATTCTGATTTTTTTCATGTTATGCTTACCATTGAAAAAAATAAAGACGGCATGTATAAATTAACATTGCCTGATGGCAATATAAATTATTACCTCTATACAAATGGAATATGCACCTATGTAAAAATTGTGAGAAGCCTTTTTACAATAGAGTTTAAACTTTCCTAA